One genomic window of Pseudomonadota bacterium includes the following:
- the pqqD gene encoding pyrroloquinoline quinone biosynthesis peptide chaperone PqqD: MMASLDREDTPSIAPGFRLQWEAAQGAYVILYPEGMVKLNQSAAETLKRCDGTRRLGEIIADLERQFPGVALAADVERFLETAHGNGWVRW; encoded by the coding sequence ATGATGGCCTCCCTCGACCGTGAAGACACACCCAGCATCGCGCCCGGCTTCCGCTTGCAGTGGGAAGCGGCGCAGGGGGCCTATGTGATCCTTTACCCCGAGGGTATGGTGAAGCTCAACCAGAGCGCCGCGGAGACCCTGAAACGCTGCGACGGCACGCGCCGCTTAGGCGAGATCATCGCCGATCTGGAGCGGCAGTTCCCGGGTGTCGCGCTCGCGGCCGACGTGGAAAGATTCCTGGAGACGGCACATGGCAACGGCTGGGTGCGCTGGTAA
- a CDS encoding pyrroloquinoline quinone biosynthesis protein PqqB: TQLGGFADLQPGRAVRDTAIRAIVLIDAQIDHTTGLMMLREHPGPLEVYCTSMVYQDLTGGYPLFRVLEHYCGVEWHAVPVDGEPFTIPEITGLRFTAVPLRSEAPPYSPHRHAPHRGDTIGVRVEDINTRKNLFYAPGLGHIEPHLRRYLEEADCLLVDGTVWTDDELARQGISERRAREMGHLPLSGEGGMLSVLEGLTRPRIVLIHINNTNPILDEESPERRLLNPKGIEVAYDGMEIHL; the protein is encoded by the coding sequence GGACGCAGCTCGGCGGCTTCGCGGACTTGCAGCCGGGGCGCGCGGTGCGCGACACCGCGATCCGCGCCATCGTCCTCATCGATGCCCAGATCGACCATACGACGGGCCTCATGATGCTGCGCGAGCATCCCGGCCCGCTGGAGGTCTACTGCACCAGCATGGTGTACCAGGACCTCACCGGGGGTTATCCACTGTTTCGCGTGCTCGAGCACTATTGCGGCGTCGAATGGCATGCCGTGCCCGTGGACGGGGAACCCTTCACGATCCCCGAGATCACGGGGCTCCGGTTCACCGCCGTCCCGCTCAGGAGCGAGGCCCCGCCGTATTCGCCCCACCGCCATGCCCCGCATCGCGGGGATACTATCGGGGTTCGGGTCGAAGACATCAATACCCGGAAGAACCTCTTCTACGCGCCGGGTCTCGGGCACATTGAACCGCATCTCCGGCGCTACTTGGAGGAGGCCGACTGCCTGCTCGTGGACGGCACGGTCTGGACCGACGACGAGCTGGCCCGGCAGGGGATCTCGGAGCGGCGCGCCCGCGAGATGGGCCACCTGCCGCTCTCGGGGGAAGGCGGTATGCTGTCCGTGCTCGAGGGCCTGACGCGGCCGCGCATCGTCCTGATCCACATCAACAACACCAACCCCATCCTGGACGAAGAGTCGCCCGAGCGCCGGCTATTGAACCCAAAAGGGATCGAAGTGGCCTACGACGGCATGGAGATCCATCTATGA
- the pqqC gene encoding pyrroloquinoline-quinone synthase PqqC → MSEVAWTRAEFEDRLRAKERFYHIHHPFHVLMNAGKLEREAIQGWVANRFYYQISIPIKDATVLANCTDRAVRREWIKRILDHDGSDGDEGGIEAWSQLGEAVGLARPELWSLARVLPGVRFAVDAYVNFARRASWQEAACSSLTELFAPTLHQQRLDGWPKHYPWIEPEGYAYFRKRLSEARRDVEHGLAMTLDHFRTRDEQERALGILQFKLDVLWTLLDCMWLAYVDHRPPYYNVER, encoded by the coding sequence ATGAGCGAGGTGGCCTGGACGAGGGCGGAGTTCGAGGATCGCCTACGCGCCAAGGAGCGCTTCTATCACATCCATCACCCCTTCCACGTCCTGATGAACGCGGGCAAGCTCGAGCGCGAGGCGATCCAGGGCTGGGTCGCGAACCGCTTTTACTATCAGATCAGCATCCCCATCAAGGACGCCACGGTGCTCGCCAACTGCACGGACCGCGCGGTGCGCCGGGAATGGATCAAACGCATCCTCGACCACGACGGCAGCGACGGCGACGAGGGCGGGATCGAGGCCTGGTCGCAGCTCGGGGAGGCGGTCGGCCTCGCGCGCCCCGAGCTCTGGTCGCTCGCGCGGGTCTTGCCGGGAGTGCGGTTCGCCGTCGATGCCTACGTCAACTTCGCCCGCCGGGCGAGCTGGCAGGAGGCCGCCTGTTCGTCGCTGACCGAGCTCTTCGCACCCACCCTCCACCAACAGCGCCTGGACGGGTGGCCCAAGCATTACCCCTGGATCGAGCCGGAAGGCTATGCCTATTTCCGCAAGCGCCTGTCCGAGGCGCGCCGCGATGTCGAGCATGGGCTTGCGATGACGCTCGATCATTTCCGCACCCGCGACGAGCAGGAGCGGGCCCTCGGGATCCTGCAGTTCAAGCTGGACGTGCTCTGGACCCTGCTCGACTGTATGTGGCTCGCCTACGTCGACCACCGGCCGCCCTATTACAATGTCGAACGTTGA